One window from the genome of Nocardioides panaciterrulae encodes:
- a CDS encoding MDR family MFS transporter → MTASPPAPGISRASVGLRSERGPVLLAVMLSTGLVAIDATILATAVPAVVSDLGGFTQFPWLFSVYLLAQAVSVPLYGKLSDLVGRKPIMLVGIGLFVVGSLLCGVAWSMAALIVFRVLQGLGAGAVQPVGMTIIGDIYSTAERAKVQGYIASVWAAASLVGPTLGGFFADYLSWRWIFFVNLPIGVAAVWMLSRNFHERLERKRHRIDYAGATLLALGGTVLLLALLEGGVRWGWGSAISVSLFVASAVLLTAFVAVERRAAEPVLPMWVLGRRVLNATNAAALVAGALTLGLSSYVPLFAQGVLGTGAVVAGFALAAMTIGWPIAASVAGRFYLTVGFRATMLMGSAFAVVGSAVLLTVDGSSTVLHLALACFLIGVGLGFVVSPSVVAAQSSVTWRSRGVVTGTSMFARSVGSAVGVAVFGAIANGVVARRLHGAPTDLQHLPAGVLEPAVHAVFIASTVVAVAMVAAAALMPARVEEPEAD, encoded by the coding sequence GTGACCGCCTCGCCTCCCGCCCCCGGCATCTCCCGCGCCTCGGTCGGCCTGCGCAGCGAGCGCGGCCCGGTCCTGCTGGCGGTCATGCTCAGCACCGGGCTGGTCGCGATCGACGCCACGATCCTCGCCACGGCGGTCCCGGCGGTGGTCTCCGACCTCGGCGGCTTCACCCAGTTCCCGTGGCTGTTCTCGGTCTACCTGCTCGCCCAGGCCGTCTCGGTCCCCCTCTACGGCAAGCTCTCGGACCTGGTCGGGCGCAAGCCGATCATGCTCGTCGGGATCGGGCTGTTCGTCGTGGGGTCGCTGCTGTGCGGGGTGGCCTGGAGCATGGCGGCGCTGATCGTCTTCCGGGTGCTCCAGGGCCTCGGGGCCGGTGCGGTGCAGCCGGTCGGCATGACGATCATCGGCGACATCTACTCCACCGCCGAACGCGCCAAGGTGCAGGGCTACATCGCCAGCGTGTGGGCGGCCGCCTCCCTCGTCGGGCCGACGCTGGGCGGGTTCTTCGCCGACTACCTGTCGTGGCGGTGGATCTTCTTCGTCAACCTGCCGATCGGCGTCGCCGCCGTCTGGATGCTGAGCCGGAACTTCCACGAGCGGCTCGAGCGCAAGCGGCACCGCATCGACTACGCCGGCGCGACGCTGCTCGCGCTGGGCGGCACCGTGCTGCTGCTGGCGCTGCTCGAGGGCGGGGTGCGCTGGGGCTGGGGCTCGGCGATCAGCGTGTCGCTGTTCGTCGCCTCGGCGGTGCTGCTCACCGCGTTCGTCGCGGTCGAGCGGCGGGCGGCCGAGCCGGTGCTGCCGATGTGGGTGCTGGGGCGCCGGGTGCTCAACGCCACCAACGCCGCGGCGCTGGTCGCGGGCGCGCTCACGCTCGGGCTCTCGTCGTACGTGCCGCTCTTCGCGCAGGGCGTGCTCGGCACCGGCGCGGTCGTGGCCGGGTTCGCGCTCGCGGCGATGACGATCGGCTGGCCGATCGCGGCCTCGGTGGCCGGCCGCTTCTACCTCACCGTCGGCTTCCGGGCCACGATGCTGATGGGCTCGGCGTTCGCGGTGGTCGGCTCGGCGGTGCTGCTCACCGTCGACGGCTCCAGCACCGTGCTGCACCTGGCGCTGGCCTGCTTCCTGATCGGGGTGGGGCTGGGCTTCGTGGTCAGCCCCTCGGTCGTGGCCGCCCAGTCCTCGGTGACCTGGCGCTCGCGCGGCGTGGTCACCGGGACCTCGATGTTCGCCCGCTCCGTGGGCAGCGCGGTCGGCGTCGCGGTGTTCGGGGCGATCGCCAACGGCGTGGTCGCCCGGCGCCTCCACGGCGCCCCGACGGACCTGCAGCACCTGCCGGCCGGCGTGCTGGAGCCGGCCGTGCACGCGGTGTTCATCGCCTCGACCGTCGTGGCGGTCGCGATGGTCGCGGCGGCGGCGCTGATGCCGGCCCGGGTCGAGGAGCCGGAGGCCGACTGA